Proteins from a genomic interval of Enterococcus faecium:
- a CDS encoding APC family permease yields the protein MKGKLKREINLFGALATVMGTVIGAGVFFKTAAVTASTQSTSLTLLAWLLGGFLTICAGLTVAELATAIPETGGAVKYIEAAYGKLPSFLLGWAQSLIYFPANIAALSIIFATQLTNLLQLSTDYLLLIAVITAVSVTGLNLLGTKVGASVQSVTLIVKLIPIAVIVIWGLLTPGQGTVQLFPIEAGKDVTFVEGLSSALLATLFAYDGWLGVGAMAGEMKRPEKDLPKAIILGLSFVTVVYLLINFVFLKTLPIDHLAGNLNAASEASDVIFGGIGGKLVTIGILISVYGALNGYTLTGIRVPYAMALEDELPFSKQLTKLSKKFTVPYVPAVFQLAVACIMMSLGSFDFLTDMLIFVMWLFSLLIFIGVFILRKKAPELPRPYKVPLYPIVPIIAILGAIFILGMTMMTQTKLALIGIGVTLIGIPVYYQKKKKRSEE from the coding sequence ATGAAAGGCAAACTAAAACGAGAAATCAATCTGTTTGGCGCATTAGCTACCGTTATGGGAACCGTGATCGGTGCAGGCGTCTTCTTCAAAACTGCTGCTGTTACTGCTAGTACTCAGTCTACAAGTTTGACATTGCTAGCTTGGCTTTTGGGTGGTTTCTTAACGATCTGTGCTGGATTGACAGTGGCTGAATTAGCTACAGCAATCCCGGAAACTGGTGGAGCTGTAAAATATATTGAAGCTGCGTATGGAAAATTGCCCAGCTTTTTATTAGGATGGGCGCAAAGCTTGATTTACTTTCCTGCTAATATTGCTGCATTATCGATTATCTTTGCGACACAATTGACGAACTTATTACAATTATCTACCGATTATCTTTTGTTGATTGCAGTGATCACCGCTGTTTCTGTGACAGGGTTGAATTTGTTAGGGACAAAAGTCGGTGCTTCTGTACAATCAGTGACGTTGATTGTTAAATTAATACCAATTGCTGTGATTGTCATATGGGGATTATTGACCCCAGGACAAGGAACTGTCCAGTTATTTCCAATCGAAGCTGGAAAAGATGTTACTTTTGTCGAAGGATTGAGCAGTGCGTTGTTAGCAACGTTGTTTGCTTATGACGGCTGGTTAGGTGTCGGTGCAATGGCAGGGGAAATGAAACGGCCGGAAAAAGATTTGCCTAAAGCAATTATTCTTGGTTTGAGTTTTGTAACAGTCGTTTATCTATTGATCAATTTTGTTTTTTTGAAAACTTTGCCGATTGATCATCTTGCCGGTAATTTGAATGCAGCTTCTGAAGCATCAGACGTCATTTTTGGAGGAATCGGTGGAAAGCTGGTCACTATTGGGATCTTGATCTCGGTATACGGTGCATTGAACGGTTATACACTAACTGGGATCCGCGTGCCTTATGCGATGGCTTTAGAAGACGAGCTACCTTTCAGTAAACAGCTGACAAAGCTTTCAAAGAAGTTTACGGTTCCTTATGTTCCTGCGGTTTTCCAGTTAGCAGTAGCTTGTATTATGATGAGCCTTGGTTCTTTCGACTTTTTAACAGACATGTTGATTTTTGTGATGTGGCTATTCAGTTTACTGATTTTTATCGGTGTCTTTATTTTAAGAAAAAAAGCGCCGGAATTGCCACGTCCATATAAAGTACCACTTTATCCAATCGTTCCGATTATTGCGATTCTCGGTGCTATTTTCATTTTAGGTATGACGATGATGACGCAAACGAAATTAGCATTGATCGGTATAGGTGTTACCTTGATAGGTATCCCAGTCTATTATCAAAAAAAGAAAAAACGCTCAGAAGAGTAA